The Pseudobacteriovorax antillogorgiicola genome includes the window CAGTGAAGAGCAGGTGCTTAAAGAAATAGCTGGCTGCTAGGTCTTGACCTTTGTCCTTGCCATAACGCTCTTGCAAGCTTTCGTTCAGCCTCCAGAATGCGCCTGCGATGATACCTCCTTCGCGATGCACTTCGCCGGTGTCACGAGGGTAAACTTTCACCTTATCAATTCTGCGAATACCGTAGTTCTCGTCTTGTACGAAGCCCACACCAATCGTTGGGTCTTGATTGAAGAAAGCTGAAACAATGTCGCCGATTCCCTCTGAAAAAGCACCGTCAGTAACGCCCTGAACTCGCCCTGTATGATCATCAAGAGCGTGACCCCACTCATGGTAGATCACGTCGTTAACTGTAGCCACGTTCGCACATCCACCACCGGCGCGAAACAAAGATATCACAGCCCGGCCAGTCGTGTAGAAAGCATTGCACTCACCCGACTGATTCACGCGCACATCGATTGCTTTATCAAGAAACGGAACGTCCTGCGGCGAAAGGTATTGCCTTGCAAACTTGTTGATGCGATGGATGGATGCAAAGCTGTTTAACCCCGCATGATTGCTATCTGGATCTGAAACGGCCACACCATAGTCGCCATGATCCACGTGATCAACAACCATCGGTTGCGCTTCATCTGCTCCGTAAACAACGACCCGCTCACTCTCTAGCTTTACCCCTTGGACTGAGCCTGAGCTTTGGAAGAAACCATCCTTAGAACTTACAACCGTTCCTTGACTCGTTAGGATCGGCGTAAGAGGCAAAGACTGCTGAAAGTGATTTTCCTCTAGGTAGGAGCGGTGATAAACGGAGCCCGTTAGAGTTTGTCGAAATGCTAGGTTTTTGGTGGAGCCTTCAAGAATCTCCCCAGTAGCATTAGCAATTGTCAGTTTGAACATCTCACGACCTTTTTGATACTCAAACTCGCTAGTTTGGTATACAGCTTCAGGTCGTGCTAACCAAGACTTCTTGATTTCGCCGAGTAGGCCACCACCTTCACCAAGGATGAATCGAATATCGGTAGCATCGAGAGATTCTCCTGTTTCTAGGGGTGCGTGAAAAAAACTATTGTTTGTAATTTTTTGTAATTTGAGGCCGTCTTCCGAGCGACTGAACAAACACTCTACAAAAGCGTTACGAACCTTTTCCTGGTTCTCAAGACGCTGAAGGCTAACTTGAACTAGATCCTTACCGATCTGCTGGGTTTTAGCAAGCTCTAGGTTGGCAAGAGTGAATGGAGTAAGCAACTCTTGGTGCTGTCGAATTTGTTCCTGACAAACTAGCTCTGGGTTGCCAGTTTCCACCTCAACCATGCTGGTATCAAATAGTATCTTATGAACCACATCGCTATCTGCGAATCGATACATTTGGTAAATTTTAGTGTTAGCACTTGCCAGTTGAAGGCTTGTTTCGAGCTGACTTGCTTCTCGGCTAGCTACAGGGCCTCGGGCAACAATGGTGTGAAGCTCATCTGAATTCACTTGCTTCAACGGGCGGCCACAGCCAAACATAAATAAAGAAACTGCTATAATCTTGTTCATTTTGGTCCCCCTAATCTAATCTTGAGCGATCACTTGATACCGACTGTTTCCGAGAAGTGCAGCACCATTCCATGAGCTACTCAGACTGTTGGGAATGATCAGTTGACCGTCTTCATCAAACTCACCTGTTACTTGAGCAACAAGAGCCTCTGCGTTCTGCTGTGCTGGTCTGCTAAAGCTGGTTTCCTGAACCGGCGCCTGACCACAAGCCGTCACGTAAGATAGGAGTACAAATAATATAGGTGTGGGTAGAAGTTTCATGATGAGTTCCTCTAAATTTCATCAATTGATCATTCTCACTAACCAAGGCTTCGATTCCTAGCCCTGCGAATATTAACGAAATTTTCAGAGAGGTAATTTATGACGTTTTTACTGATGCTTACAGGTTCGACTTAATTCTAGAATTCCCTCCTGGTAAGACTTCAGCAATTTGGGTTTTGTCTATTTTTACCAAATAGTCCATATATTATTGGAATATTAGCGAACGGTAAGATTTAGAGTAAGAAATGACTTGTGGAACCACTAAAGGGCTTTCGGATCGTTCTTTAGTACCCTACCTTGCACAAACCAACAAAAAAGGCTGTAATTTTCATGAAAAAACTTACTCCGGGTAGAGCTTCGATCTTGGCTTTGCCATGGAACCAGTCGAAGACTCTGATTCGATAGGAAGTCAAGCCGATAAACCTCCCAGTAGTTCGCATGGTAAACCTCACAAGTGGCACTATTAAGCAAGGCTAGCTCATCATGGGGGAAAGCAACCCCTTTCAATCTGCCAATACTCTCTTGAACCTGATAGGAAAGAGTTGTGCCTACCAAAATTAAGGTTGCAATCGTAGCAAAAACTTTCGTTTTGTTGGCTTTGAATACGATCTGAGGCCACACGGCGAGGTGAGCGAGAATTCCAATAAATAGTACTAAACCGTATCGATTGTGAAATTGGCCTAGAATGAATATCATTAGAAAATTCAACCCCATTGCTAAATAGATGGCGGAAAATACCTTTAGCCTTGAGGGCTGTATCGCGATTTTCGAAATTACCAAAAAGTGTGAGATTAAGAAAAGCGCTGCTATCAGGACCAGCTGCCAAGTTTCACTGTCATTGACACTCAGAAGATCAAACAGGTAACTCCAACTCATAGTCAGATGGTCTAGCCAAGCCGATACAGGAGCTAGCTTTGGAGAAAACGTATAGGCGCTAGGATACCAAGAAAATATTTTACCTAACAGAACCGGGCTATAGGCGAATAGAAAGCCAGCTCCTAAGAAACCTATCGGCTTTTTATGATCGCTCAGAAAACTCCTAAGGCTTCCGTGACCGATCAGAAAAATCACAGCATAGAACAGCACCAGAATCTTGGCCGTTTCAACAGCTAGTTTGAGACCATGGTGAACGCGCAATTTGTAGCCGAAGATGTAAGTGTCAAATGGTCCGATCCATAGATCAATTGCGAGACCAAGGAGCAATCGAGCAATGAGCAGCACGGCAATCGCCAACAAGGTCCACCGCAAGGTCCTGGACCTAATATCGGGGAGTAGCAAAAGCCTTGGTAATCGGGGCAACACTTTGTTGATTTGATAGTGGCGATTCCAAATGAGTAGAGCCAGCGGCGCTGCTAATAGCATCCCTCCATGATGAATCCACGCCACCCATCCAAGGGCCATACCAAAGAAGAACTGCAAATGAGCACTAGGGTCGCGATAGCAATGAGACGCTGTTAATATTAATAACCCAGTAAGAGGAACCAAACCTTCATGGCCCAGAGGTCGGAGACTCATAGGCCAAAGCATCGCCCCGCCTAGGGAGAGCAGAGATGCCATAGTCAAGCTCGTCAGAGGTCCCCAAAGTCGATGTATAGCTAGCTCCCAAATGACTACACCCAAATAGACCGTGATCGCAGCGCCAATGGAAAGAGCAAGAGGAGACAAAGAATAAGCGTCGGATGATCCTGGAACCATTTGTACGACTTCAAGCTGATTCATCCACCATTGAACGATAGCGGCCCACCAAGAACTCATTGGCCCTAAGTATTCTTGCCCCCAATAGAAAATAGGAAATACACCATCCTCCAACCAGCGATCCGCCATCAAACCCATGACACCATGGTCGGAGTCCCAACCTAGCAAGGAGAACTCTTGGGTAAAATAAGAAACTCGCAGCCCCCAAAACACCGCCGTTACTAAGATCCATCGAACAAAATAACTCATAATGACCCTTCAAGATTTAGGTCATCATAAAAAAAAAGGATGGCCAATGCCATCCATAGTTGCCGAAACTGGAGTTCGACTCAGCCTAAATTGCTAAGAACTCGCGAGTAATATTGCGCGGACCTTTCTTCGTGATCAAGATGTTGTCCTCGATTCGAATCCCACCGAAAGGTTTGAGTTCCTCTATCAGATCCCAGTTGAAGTGCTCTTCGAAGTCAGTTCCTTTGCGCTTCTTGAGAAGCATATCAATGAAATATAGCCCTGGCTCGATTGTAAAGTAGTGGCCTACCTCGAAGCGTCTCAGAGACCGTAACTTCGGAAAACGAGGATCGGGTTCTCCCTCCTCACCCTCTGGATTGACTTGACGACCCGCCACGTCGTGAACTAGCAAGCCAAGCATATGTCCAATCCCATGGGGGTAAAAGTCCCCTGTCAAGCCTTGGGTCACAGCCTCTTCGGCTTCGATGTCCAATAGGATTTCATGATCGATCAATATCTTAGCCAGCCCTATGTGGGACTCCCAATGGAGGTCAGCCATAGTCATTCCCACCTTCGGCATTTTGGTGAGAGACACCTGCATGGCTTCCATATCTTTGAGAAGTTCTTTGAATACTGGATGCGCATTCTCTGAAACGTGGGTCCTTGTTATGTCCGAAGCATAGCCATTGAATTGACAGCCAGCATCGATCAGCAATACATCCCCATCGCGAATATCATCACGTTTGTCGTGGTAGTGCAAAAATGCTGATTTTTCGTTCAAGCATACAATCGCTTCGTAAGGCAAATCATGATCTCTGGTTCGGCTTGAGACTTGGTATGCGTGGTGAATGCCAAGCTCACTTTCACCAATGTCAAAGGCGCTTTTTGCTGCAAGATGACCTTTGACTGCCAGCTTCGTCGCTTCCTCTAAACAAAAAACTTCATAGTCAGTTTTGAAGGAACGATTCCAATCAAGCCTTGGCAGTAAGCCTTCAACGTTTACTTGAAGGTCAGCGTTCGCTGCTTTTTCCGCCTGGGGGCCGTGATACGCGAATCCGCTGTAAGATTCCGACAGAGTTTGCCAGATCTCCTGAACATCACCGAATTCGGAAATTTCAAATTGATCAGACCAGAAAAAACCACTAACTGGTTTATGCTCATGCCAGAAGTCTTCTGGGATATAGGCAAGGAGTGCAGGCTTTTGTCCTGGCCGAATCACAATAACATTATGTTCTGAATCCAAAGGACACCAGTGAGCAAAGTGATGATTCGGCCTAAAAGGAGCGAATTGATCATCCTCAAAATAAGCGTGAGCATTGCCAGAATCAATTACCAGCCCCGGTAGGTTTAGCTCGTCTAGGATGTCCTCGGTCTTACCTTGCAAGATGCTGAGGTGCTTGTTGTAGAGTTTCTGCATAAACGTCTCCTTTAGTGTACGGCGGCTCGAAAAGGCACAGACAACATCGCTTCGGCTTCCAGATCCCACCATTGATCAAGCCTTGTTTCAACAATATCGTCATCGAAGTATTGTTTTGCGATCTTCACAAAGATCGTATAATGGCCCGCTTCCTCACGAGCTAGGCGGCGATAGAACTCGGCCATCTCAGGATCAGGAACGTGCTCACCCATGAGATAAAAGCGCTCACAGCCACGAGCCTCGATCACGCCTGATACCAAAAGCCTATCTAAAAAATGCTCGTCTCTCCCGTTGCGGATGGACTTCATCAGTTTTTGTACGTAAGGGTCCTTCTCATCAGCCCCTAATTTCCCACCACGCTTGTGGATAATACGGTAAACTTCATGAAAGTGAGCTAATTCTTCTTTGGCAAGGCAAATCATTGGCTCCACCAAAGCCGGCTTATCAGCATACTTTACGACGAAGGACATCGCCAAAGCGGAAGCCTTGCGCTCACAAGCAGCATGATCAATCAGGAAGCTATCAAAGTCGGCAAGTGATGCGTCAATCCAGCCTATAGATGTTTCTTTTCGTAGTGGTAATTTTTGTTGGATAAGATTCATGAAAGCCTCGAATTCCCAATGTTTGACCTGTCATCTATACCCCGAGTCCCAGTATTCATCAATCACTGTCCCCAGT containing:
- the pepQ gene encoding Xaa-Pro dipeptidase, with the protein product MQKLYNKHLSILQGKTEDILDELNLPGLVIDSGNAHAYFEDDQFAPFRPNHHFAHWCPLDSEHNVIVIRPGQKPALLAYIPEDFWHEHKPVSGFFWSDQFEISEFGDVQEIWQTLSESYSGFAYHGPQAEKAANADLQVNVEGLLPRLDWNRSFKTDYEVFCLEEATKLAVKGHLAAKSAFDIGESELGIHHAYQVSSRTRDHDLPYEAIVCLNEKSAFLHYHDKRDDIRDGDVLLIDAGCQFNGYASDITRTHVSENAHPVFKELLKDMEAMQVSLTKMPKVGMTMADLHWESHIGLAKILIDHEILLDIEAEEAVTQGLTGDFYPHGIGHMLGLLVHDVAGRQVNPEGEEGEPDPRFPKLRSLRRFEVGHYFTIEPGLYFIDMLLKKRKGTDFEEHFNWDLIEELKPFGGIRIEDNILITKKGPRNITREFLAI
- a CDS encoding tRNA-(ms[2]io[6]A)-hydroxylase produces the protein MNLIQQKLPLRKETSIGWIDASLADFDSFLIDHAACERKASALAMSFVVKYADKPALVEPMICLAKEELAHFHEVYRIIHKRGGKLGADEKDPYVQKLMKSIRNGRDEHFLDRLLVSGVIEARGCERFYLMGEHVPDPEMAEFYRRLAREEAGHYTIFVKIAKQYFDDDIVETRLDQWWDLEAEAMLSVPFRAAVH